A window of the Rhizobium viscosum genome harbors these coding sequences:
- a CDS encoding sugar phosphate isomerase/epimerase family protein, with amino-acid sequence MRRLGIHSFVWTGGQTQEGLEMALNKTAEHGYRTIEFAYLRPEKFNLDRLAKLAQSLDVEIGVTMGLPVDKDISSEDAGAVSAGKQTLADAVRAVRDIGGNKLGGILYSAHTKYNRQPTKKGWDNSVAAIAATADIARDASVDLVLEIVNRFETNLLNTTAQGLKFISETGSDHVRLHLDTFHMNIEEANPAAAIRLAGDKIGYFHIGESNRGYLGDGVINFDLIFDALLDIDYKRDIVFESFSTTVVDEGLSLACAIWRDTWTDNDPLAVHAKRYIELKYEEAKRRRVTNARP; translated from the coding sequence ATGCGTCGATTGGGTATCCATTCATTTGTATGGACGGGCGGCCAAACGCAGGAAGGCTTGGAAATGGCCCTCAACAAAACGGCCGAGCATGGATATCGCACGATCGAATTCGCTTATCTGCGCCCCGAGAAGTTCAATCTCGATCGTTTGGCGAAGCTCGCGCAATCGCTCGATGTCGAGATCGGCGTGACGATGGGGCTGCCGGTCGACAAGGATATTTCGAGCGAGGATGCCGGCGCGGTATCCGCCGGCAAGCAGACGCTGGCTGATGCGGTGCGTGCGGTCCGCGACATCGGCGGAAATAAGCTCGGCGGTATCCTCTATTCCGCGCACACCAAGTACAACCGGCAACCGACGAAGAAGGGCTGGGACAACAGCGTCGCCGCGATCGCTGCTACTGCGGATATTGCAAGGGACGCCAGCGTCGATCTCGTCCTGGAGATCGTGAACCGCTTCGAAACCAACCTTCTCAACACGACGGCTCAGGGCCTGAAGTTCATCTCCGAGACCGGATCGGATCATGTCCGACTGCATCTCGACACCTTTCACATGAATATCGAGGAGGCAAATCCGGCGGCTGCGATCCGGCTCGCCGGCGACAAGATCGGCTACTTCCACATTGGCGAAAGCAACCGCGGCTATCTTGGCGACGGCGTCATCAACTTCGACCTCATCTTCGATGCGTTGCTGGATATCGACTACAAGCGCGACATCGTGTTCGAAAGCTTTTCGACCACAGTTGTCGACGAAGGCCTGTCGCTCGCCTGCGCAATCTGGCGCGACACCTGGACCGATAATGATCCGCTGGCGGTACATGCCAAGCGCTATATCGAACTGAAATACGAAGAAGCGAAACGCCGCCGCGTCACGAATGCGCGCCCGTGA